Proteins encoded within one genomic window of Longimicrobiaceae bacterium:
- a CDS encoding M1 family metallopeptidase has product MRTVFLLALLLASGAVVAPAQETPRFTRADTLRGSIGPARAWWDATFYDLHVRVSPADSSVRGRNGITYRVLRPAREMQIDLQEPLQVDSVVQDGRRLAFRRDGDAFFVTLASPQRAGETRTVTVHYHGRPPVAKNAPWDGGFVWTRDPAGDPWVATAVQGLGASAWWPTKDTQVEEPDSQRIAVTVPDPMVNVSNGRLRSTTRNGDGTTTYEWFVKNPINNYNVAVNAGTYAHFGDRYEGERGTLTLDYWPLAVNLEKARVQFQQVKPMLRCFEHWFGPYPWYEDGFKIVETPHLGMEHQSAIAYGNKYQNGYLGRDRSGTGHGLQWDFIIIHEAGHEWWGNNVTTRDIADMWVHESFTNYSEALYTECQQGKEAGFAYARGGRRNVQNDGPIVGVFGVNHEGSGDMYDKGGLMLHTIRQVIGDDAKWRAILRGLNSEFGRKTVTGRQVQEYISRESGIDLSRVFRQYLTTTMVPVLEYRMEGSTLSYRWANVVPGFDMPVRVTLSGDAFTTIRPTTAWKTARVSLPDPAAFRVDPNFYVDAKNVGAER; this is encoded by the coding sequence ATGCGAACCGTCTTCCTCCTCGCCCTGCTCCTCGCCTCCGGCGCCGTTGTCGCCCCGGCGCAGGAGACCCCCCGCTTCACCCGCGCCGACACGCTGCGCGGCTCCATCGGGCCGGCGCGCGCCTGGTGGGACGCGACCTTCTACGACCTGCACGTGCGCGTCAGCCCGGCGGACAGCAGCGTCCGCGGGCGGAACGGCATCACCTACCGCGTGCTGCGCCCCGCGCGCGAGATGCAGATCGACCTGCAGGAGCCGCTGCAGGTGGACAGCGTGGTGCAGGACGGCCGCCGCCTGGCCTTCCGCCGCGACGGCGACGCCTTCTTCGTGACGCTGGCCTCGCCGCAGCGCGCGGGCGAGACGCGCACGGTCACCGTGCACTACCACGGCCGGCCGCCGGTGGCGAAGAACGCCCCGTGGGACGGCGGCTTCGTCTGGACCCGCGACCCGGCCGGCGACCCCTGGGTCGCCACGGCCGTGCAGGGGCTGGGCGCCAGCGCGTGGTGGCCGACGAAGGACACGCAGGTGGAGGAGCCGGACAGCCAGCGCATCGCCGTCACGGTGCCCGACCCCATGGTGAACGTCTCCAACGGGCGGCTCCGCTCCACCACCCGCAACGGGGACGGCACCACGACGTACGAGTGGTTCGTGAAGAACCCCATCAACAACTACAACGTGGCCGTGAACGCGGGCACCTACGCGCACTTCGGCGACAGGTACGAGGGCGAACGCGGGACGCTGACGCTGGACTACTGGCCGCTGGCAGTGAACCTGGAGAAGGCGCGCGTGCAGTTCCAGCAGGTGAAGCCCATGCTGCGGTGCTTCGAGCACTGGTTCGGCCCGTACCCGTGGTACGAGGACGGCTTCAAGATCGTGGAGACGCCGCACCTGGGGATGGAGCACCAGAGTGCGATCGCCTACGGCAACAAGTACCAGAACGGCTACCTGGGGAGGGACCGCTCGGGGACGGGGCACGGGCTGCAGTGGGACTTCATCATCATCCACGAGGCCGGCCACGAGTGGTGGGGGAACAACGTCACCACGCGCGACATCGCGGACATGTGGGTGCACGAGAGCTTCACCAACTACTCGGAGGCGCTCTACACGGAGTGCCAGCAGGGGAAGGAGGCGGGGTTCGCCTACGCCCGCGGAGGCCGCCGGAACGTGCAGAACGACGGGCCCATCGTCGGCGTCTTCGGCGTGAACCACGAGGGCTCGGGCGACATGTACGACAAGGGCGGGCTCATGCTCCACACCATCCGCCAGGTGATCGGCGACGATGCGAAGTGGCGCGCCATCCTGCGCGGCCTGAACTCGGAGTTCGGCCGGAAGACGGTCACCGGGCGGCAGGTGCAGGAGTACATCAGCCGCGAATCCGGGATCGACCTGAGCCGGGTGTTCCGGCAGTACCTGACCACCACCATGGTTCCGGTGCTGGAGTACCGGATGGAGGGATCCACGCTGTCGTACCGCTGGGCGAACGTGGTCCCCGGCTTCGACATGCCGGTGAGGGTGACGCTCTCCGGCGATGCCTTCACCACCATCCGCCCGACCACCGCGTGGAAGACGGCGCGGGTGAGCCTGCCGGACCCCGCGGCGTTCCGGGTGGACCCGAACTTCTACGTGGACGCGAAGAACGTGGGGGCGGAGAGGTAG